The genomic window TCCACATGACCAATCGTCCCCACATTCACATGGGGCTTGGTGCGCTCGAACTTCTCCTTCGCCATGCTCTCTTACCCTTTCCCATCGGCCTCCTCGGGGCCGATTCCGTCCTCTTGCTCCGGTGCCCTCCGGCACCTCCAAAGAGCGATTCCAGCCTCTCCCCGGTTTTCCCTGCCGGGGCAAAGGAGCGACATCTTACGCGACCTTGGCCCCTCCTGTCACGCGGGAGATGATCTCTTCTGAGATTTTCCTGGGGACATCTTCATACCGCGCAAACTGCATGGAATAGATGGCCCGGCCCTGCGTAGCGGACCGGAGGACCGTGGAATAGCCAAACATGCTCGAAAGGGGCACCGTGGCGGCTACGACATGAGCATCCGGCCGGAGGACAGTCCCGCCAATCCGGCCACGACGGCCATTCAGGTCTCCGATCACCTCTCCGACATACTC from Gemmatimonadota bacterium includes these protein-coding regions:
- a CDS encoding elongation factor Tu encodes the protein MAKEKFERTKPHVNVGTIGHV